The proteins below are encoded in one region of Castor canadensis chromosome 6, mCasCan1.hap1v2, whole genome shotgun sequence:
- the Yipf5 gene encoding protein YIPF5 produces the protein MSGFDNLNTDFYQTSYSIDDQSQQSYDYGGSGGPYSKQYAGYDYTQQGRFVPADMMQPQQPYTGQIFQPAQAYTPATPQPFYGNNFEDEPPLLEELGINFDHIWQKTLTVLHPLKVADGSIMNETDLAGPMVFCLAFGATLLLAGKIQFGYVYGISAIGCLGMFCLLNLMSMTGVSFGCVASVLGYCLLPMILLSSFAVIFSLQGMVGIILTAGIIGWCSFSASKIFISALAMEGQQLLVAYPCALLYGVFALISVF, from the exons ATGTCGGGCTTTGATAACTTAAACACGGATTTCTACCAGACAAGTTACAGCATCGATGACCAGTCTCAGCAGTCCTACGATTACGGAGGAAGTGGAGGACCCTATAGCAA ACAGTATGCTGGCTATGACTACACACAGCAAGGCCGATTTGTCCCTGCAGACATGATGCAGCCACAACAGCCGTACACTGGACAGATCTTCCAGCCAGCTCAGGCATACACTCCAGCCACACCTCAGCCATTCTATGGAAACAACTTTGAGGATGAGCCACCTTTATTAGAAG agtTAGGTATCAATTTTGACCATATCTGGCAAAAAACACTAACCGTGTTACATCCACTAAAAGTAGCAGATGGCAGCATCATGAATGAGACTGATTTGGCAGGACCTATGGTTTTTTGCCTTGCCTTTGGAGCCACCTTGTTACTg GCTGGCAAAATCCAGTTTGGCTATGTATATGGGATCAGTGCAATTGGATGTCTAGGAATGTTTTGTTTATTAAACTTGATGAGTATGACAGGTGTTTCATTTGGTTGTGTGGCAAGTGTCCTTGGATATTGTCTTCTTCCCATGATCCTACTTTCCAGCTTTGCAGTGATATTTTCTTTGCA AGGCATGGTAGGAATCATTCTCACTGCAGGGATTATTGGATGGTGTAgtttctctgcttccaagatttttatttctgcatTAGCCATGGAAGGACAGCAACTTTTAGTAGCATATCCTTGTGCATTGTTATATGGAGTCTTTGCCCTGATTTCTGTCTTTTGA